Genomic window (Magnolia sinica isolate HGM2019 chromosome 6, MsV1, whole genome shotgun sequence):
acaagaaAAAtcgacggattttttattttttgcgacaGATAGGATCTGTCGTTTATTTGTGACAAACTAAAACAGTCATAGATTAGCGACGGATCccatccattagtttttggtgATGCAACAAACACCGACAAACCATGCAACAGAGCAAGTCCGTCATTAATTGTGTTTTGCGATGGATTTGGTCTATCATAAATTCACGATTTTGGTGTACTGATATATCTTGGGTTTAACATAAAAGAGTAGGGCATTTAAGCTTTTATACCTTGAAGCTGATTAATCAGAAGATTCTAGTAGATAGTTTACCATATATTGAAATTAAAAATGACATTTGCTTGGGTTATGCATTGGGAAAATATCATCGTGGAGAACAATGGCGCCCTTTGAGTTGATCCATAGTAATATTTGTGGAAAAATGCAAAACCCATCTCTTAGTGTAAGCTTGTATTTGATCATCTTTGTTAATGATTATATAAGAATGATATGGGTGTACTTAATGAACCATCCACCCAAACAGTGAGATTTTTAGTGGCAATTTGGAGTGCCGCCACAcccatttggaccacactttccTGTTTGAACCTCACATGCCCAAGTTCGAGGCCGATTTGACGTCAAATTCGCCCAAGGTGGAAGTTGTCCGTACACACCTATAGCTCTCTTCCGATGTACAGAATCCCTCTTCCTTGATGTAATCTCACACTTGCTACGGCAAATTGGTGGAGATAGGGATCTATGGCCTGAGTTCGTCTAGTCCCAATACATCTTTTCCAGTCATATCTTGGTGTGTCATCGAAATATCCCCTATCTTCTGTGCTTCCAGGGGTCCCAAACTCAACCAATCGGTTGTCCAGAAGTTAACCTCTCCAAGGCCAATTAACCACCTAGAATGGTTATTAATAGGGGGaacaaaattctaatttttttttccagaagGGGAAGGGGGAGGATGCCTTCAAAATTGCGTTGTTACTAGCATTGATAAACTCAACCACATACTTTGTCCTAATGAAAGATCCCCACATACTTGAAGGGCTACTAAATCACGTGGACCAACGAGCTTTATCTTGAGACTCATCATGATATCTTTGAGCTTTCTACTTCCTAACCCTCTTTCTAACTTTGACAAGTGTTTCTAGGTCAACCAATGTAGCTTCTTCGGCCTGCCTCCCATCCCCATAGAAAATCTCTAAACAACTTCTCCAGTGAAGTGAAGACCATAGCCGGAATGTCCGCTGCAGTAAGAGTGTGGATTGGAATATTGGAAAGAACATGATTGACGAGTGTCAACCTACTCACTTGAGATAGAAATTTGGCGAACTAACCCTAAAGTTTCTGTTGGATTTTTCCTAACAGTGGTTGGAAAAATATAGCTTTGGATCGCCCTTTGAATACTGGCACACCCAAGTAAAGGAGCGAGGCTGAAGATCTAGGAATGCCGGTCAGCTTCTCGATTCTTCTGATTTTATTCCCTGACAGCTTGGAGGACACAAACAGTTTGCTCTTAAGCTTATAAAATTTTTGGACCGACACCCTTTCGAATTGGAGCAAAAAATTACTGACCGCCCTCAAGGAGTGCTGGCTGCTCCCATTAACAAATATAACTATATCATCTGCATAGAGTAGGTGGGAAATTAGAGGGCAACCTCATCGCATTTGGAAGGGCTTGCAGAATCCTCTTTCAACCAACCTACAGAAACTCTGGCTAAAGGCTTCAACAACTAATTTGAATAAGCTTGGTGAAGTTGAGTCTCCTTGACGTAGGCCACGAGAAGATTTGAAGAAGCAGTAACTGTCCCATTTATAAGCACTGAAAACTAGCAGTTATTCCAGGATTTTTCAACTAGCTGGATCCActcccaacttttttttttttttaacatagaaCCGTTTACTATTACCAATTGCAGTTCTTGAGAGATCAAAAACCATAACCAGAGATCAAAAACCATAACAGGACAAGAAAAAAAACATAACCAGAGAAGAAGATAACCAAGTCCTATGCAGCATCCCTGTGCACATCATGTCCGCCGTGGTTGTTCCTTCCAAAACTCTGCAGCAAATTGAGAAGGCCATTGCAAACTTCTTGTGGGGCTGGCGAGAAGGTAGAAACAAGCTCCATTGGAAGAGCTGGGATTCAGTCTCTACCCCTAAGGCTGAAGACGGCCTAGGCATCAAAAAGTTGAAGGATGTCATGCGGGCGCTACACCTCAAGATGGCGTGGAGGGTAAGGAATATCAGCGAAGAAAATCTGTGGGTGAATTTTATGCAGTCTAAATACCGAATGCCTGGCCCGAACCCCTCTGGTTTCAGATCTAGCGGTGGATGCTCGCCGTTCTGGAATAATCTGGTGAATTTATTTCCTATTCTGGAAAACCATGGCCAGCGGGAGATTGGTCGTGGCAACTGTAATATGTGGCGGTGTGACTGGGTAGGCCTGGGGCCTTTGCAAGACATCCCTTCTTTTATCATCCCTACTGATCAATGGGACCTCCTGGTGGCTGATTTTCTCGTTGCTAATGGCTTAAAGCAAAACACGCCTCTTGAGCTCCCTGCCTCGATTCGGGCTCACATCGTTAATGGAGGCTTTTGCACTTCCAACAGAGACGATTCTTTCATTTGGCCTCATGGCCCTAGTGGGATCTTTTCCGTTAAATCAGGATAGGAGGTGGTGAGGACGCATAGACAAAGGCTGCCCTGGGCTAAGTGGGTGTGGCACCCATTACTTCCTCCTAAAATCTCCATCTTCCTTTGGAAAGTTTTGATGAATGCGCTCCCCGTTGAtgaaaatgttcaaaaaaaaGGAGTCTCCCTAGTATCGAAGTGTGAGTGCTGCAATTTGGGACAAGATGAATCTATGTCCCATCTTTTCCTGCATGGGTCCCTAGCGCAGGAGATTTGGAATCTTGCTGCCAACATGCTGGAGGTGTTGTCTGTGTCTCAGTCCACCATTCTGGATCGTCTCTTGTGGTGGTGGTCTCTCCCTTGCCCTCGCCGTTGTGCTTCTTCCGCCTTTCGATTAGTGTCGGCCTTCCTCTTATGGGAGATTTGGAAGGCCAAGAACGAGTCAAGATTCGATGGCCGCAAAGTCTCTGTTCTAAGAGTTTTCCATAGAGCTTCTTGGTGGCCGCAGATTTCAGCCACAAGGCACTGGACTCCTCAGGCTTCATCATACAACACAGTAGTCCTAGCCTCCATGCCTTCCTTTCCTTCAGCCCGATTCAAGGTCGTGAGGTGGAAAAAACCACTATTCGGTTGGTGCAAGCTCAATGTCGACGGATCTACCATCGGGAACCCGGGTCCTGCTGGGGGTGGAGGCATTTGCAGAGATCATAACGGATCCATGATCTTTGCTTTTCAGAACGGATATAACATAACATCTAACAACAGAGCTGAAATCAGGGCTCTCCATGATGGAGTGGAGATGTGCACCCTCCACAGGCTGCCGAAAGTTGTCATCGAATTTAACTCAAGATGGGTCATCGATTGCATTCTTGGGAAATCTTCTGTCCAGTGGAAATGGAACTATTGGATTCATAGAATAAAAAATCTCCTATCCAGAGGGTCCTTCTCCTTGGCCCTCATCCCTAGGGAGGCCAATGGCCCAGCAGACTGTTTAGCCAAGCAAAGCGGCACTTCACAAGAATCCAGGCACTTCTCGGTTCCCTCTGATCTCCCTTCTCTTGCCAGAGGTTCTTTCTTTTTGGACAAAACCGGGCTGGGATCTATTAGAAAGGAAAGATTGGTCATGTACAGGATATGATAGGCGGGCCAACggtattttttttttgtctctggTCTTAGCCCGAAACCCCCTTCTTGTAACTTTGCCTAATCAATGaaattctagtttttttttttttttttttaaaaaaaatttattttttataagtcATTCCTCTCCACACACCATTTAACACAAGGTAAAGATAACCCATCCATAACTAGTACTAGTAGTGCTGCTACTTAGTTACTCCATTTTCCATCTGGAGCAAATTAAGACGCCACTCTATTAACGATTAGTTTCTCCAGTTGATCTGAAGCACGCCCACCACCACCACGATAACGAGATCCTCCATCTGACCCACCATATCCACGATCCCGTCCACCTCAACCACCACTGCAACTCTAACCTcctccccctccccctccccctccATAGCCATCACTGTTACGACGACCACTGCTACGGAATCCTCCGCCACCGCCACCGCCTCCTCCGCCGCCGCTTCCCCTGGACTGGGCCTCGTTGACAGTGATGCTCCTGCCATCAAGGTTCTGTCCGTTCATCCCTTCAATGGCATCCCTCATGGGCTGTTCGTTGATGAAGGTGACAAATCCAAAGCCCCTCGATCTCCCCATCTCATGGTCGCTAATAATCTTGGATTCGATAACTTCTCCGAATGAGCTAAAAGCCCTTTTGAGAGATCGAGGAACTTTAGCAGCACTTCCACTAGGAAACTCCAATCAACACTGTCATAGGTTTTCTACATGTCCAACTTTAGTAAAATGTTCCCTCTCGTCACTTTTCTATCAATATCCTGAAATACCTCTTGGGCTAGAGCTATGCTTTTCATCGTGGAGCGGCCTATGACAAAATCCCCTTGCTCTACTGAGATAAGCTTGGGCTGCAACACATTTAACCTATTCGCAATGActttggaaaatattttatataaaagTTACAAAGACCGATGGGGCGAAAATCTGAGAACTTATTTGAATGGGCAGATTTTGGGGTGAGACGGGCAGGATCCATAGATGATATGAAAGCAcatacactctctctctctctcttaaaagtAGGCACTCCCAAAAGAAAGGTTTTATCATCTTTGAGAGATGATGGGAGTAATTCAGGAAGTGTATTAAGGGGGAGTGTTGAATTAATGCACTTTCAGTTCAGTAGATATATGTGTTCCAATAAATGTACATGTACTTCATGAGATATAAGTATTTGTTCTAATACATGCACATTATAGAATACGTATATTTGCTCCAATACATGCACGAGAAGAATGCTAACGGTTTTGAACATGCATCTATTCATGCATAAAAATTTGTGAAAATGTGCATGTCTCTTAGTTGAAAAGGCACATGCTCTTAGTTTTTTAATGCACCTATTTAAGTAgcttttctttgttgaatgtacCTAAAAGCCTATAAATATGCCTATGCAATTCATTTTCCAGTATAAAGAAGCAATACAATAATTCTCTTATTCTCCTCAAAGTTATCTTTTTCTAAACCGAAGGCTATATTAGCCCACAGacattttttgttttcttcattTTGTGAATGTGAAATAAGGAGTTatatatatgataggtgaggcctgttATTTTTGTGAAGCACACCCGAAGGAATCTATCTATACATCCTTTTGAATGGGAAAAGATCAAATGTTTGGTGAACCAGGAACGACAGCTTACAGTGCAGATGCATGATTTGGGGTTTTagccccacttgatgtgtattatATAGGTATTCAGTAACCGTTCTAGAGATGGGGCCGCCATGGATAGACTATCAGAGAAATCTTTATCCCCACAAATCATCTTAACCTTTTTAATAATGAAGTCGAATGTAATGCTTTGGTCACTTTATGTTTTTAACTATCTATTGATCGAATCGTTTGTGGGGAGAGATTTTGCACGGAATCTATCTATCATTAAACCATGAAACACCCCAAGCAGAAGGAAACTTCATTCCACATTGAATTAGAAAAAAGGATACATTTCATTGCCAATTTTGGCAATTGTATTATTCCACACTCATTGCAGCAAAAGAAACAGAACAAAGATGGTGAATCATCTGAACCATATCACTTCTACACATTTGTTCACTAAATGCGCCCAAAGATACCATTTCTATGACGCATGGATGGGCCTTCATGAGCGTTATTGATAGAAACCGGACCATCAGGAAGTACAGTGTAAACCACCAGTGGGCTTCTCACGACATGAACGCCGTCCTTCCATGCAATGTAACCAGAAATTATGGGCTGCTGAGCAATGACGCCTCCGCTCACCTTAACTGAAAATGATTTCGTGTCACCCACCGATGTGaaagaaaggatggacggttcgaCAGACACTTGGAAGGATGGTGCATAGACAGTTGCATAATAGGTAGAGTTTGGAGACCCAACATTGGTTACTGTCCTGTGAAAGGTACCCCGAATGGATTGGCCATCTGGTATAGACAGTGCAAAGGATGGGTAGTTGAGGTCCCAAGCATTGCCAGTACTGTTGCCAGAGCATGTGCTTGAATCGCCGGTCACAATCCTCAATGTGGTGGTGTTGTAGCCCGAATTGCAGAGGAATTCAACGTAGTCTTGCTCGGTTGCATTATATACTAGCCCGGGATTTATGGCTGCCATGGGATTGATGTGGCCGGATCCGTAAGCAAATTCCGCATCTTCATTCTTCCTAGCGTCCATGACGTAAGCTGTCGAGGATGAAATGGCAGCGGGTGGAATTGGTTTATTAGTAAAACTAAAAGACCCTGTACAATGTATTTTTTGTGTCTGAACcaggctgttcatcaggtgggccccactgcatttggtctggtccaaaaatcaggcaagtcgagtttttttttttttcaagtaggGCCCATGGTTTCTTCCAACCATTCATTTCTTTCAAACAAGCGTGTGCACCTGATGAACATGCCAACTAGATTTCCGGTCACAGCTCAACACACCTAATATATGGCTCAAAACACATGGGGAAGAGGAAGTCATTTAGATCACCTGTAGTCATGAGTGCGGATTTGATCGCGGCGGGGGACCAGTTCGGATAAGCAGCTTTGACAAAGGCGGCAGCACCGCTGGCATGTGGGCAAGACATTGAGGTGCCCGAGATTATGTTGTACTTGACGCTGGTGGTATCTGCATAGTAAATGGAAGGAGGGGCGACCGGTGACCAAGCGGCAAGGATGTCTACGCCGGGGGCTGTCAAATCCGGCTGTCCATTCATCCAAAGTTCAGTACATTAGAGGTTTCTCCGAACAGCACAAGGGAAGCATCCAATAATCCACATTACCTTGAGAATGTCTGGAGTGATTGGGTTGGGTCCTCTGGAAGAGAAGGAGACGACGCGGGGAGCGGAAACATCTTTCCATGTCTCGCCAGCAAGGATTGTTCCGATGGGGTTGCTGAAACCATGCAGTTTCATGTTTAAAAGATCCTTAGGCtaatggtgtgtttggatgcaaaatcGAATTGAATCACGATTCATTCCTAGGTGGCATGACACCATTTTAACCCATAGTGAGCACAATCACAATTCAATTCGAATCAATATCCAAACGCATCTAAaagacgttttttttttttttcaaaaaatgctTCTGACGTCCCTGTGGAACAGAGATGATTGGGGTATTGCTTACTCAGTAGATTGAATGTAGTCCAATACTTTCTCACCATCTTCGACACTGAGAAGAGTACTTGGCAATGGGTAAGAGAAGGCGAAATCAGAGTATGCACTGTCAGCCATGATGTTGCCCAATCCTCCGGCCTCCATCACCCCAGAACCATCATAGATGTAGTCACAGAGGACGACCTTCCCTCGCACTTCATATGAATTGAGAGATCCGGAATCGCAGGATCTTGAAATATCAGCATTTGCACCGGCCGATGCATTTGGAGCGGATCCTCCATATATCATCGGGTATGATGTACCATTGAGTTCAAATGGATTGATGGCGTTTCCCTGCCGGCGAAAAAAGGAATGATATCAggaaaaatcagattgaaaacTTCATCCCCACGGTACACAATGCAAACATGTACCGTGATCAAAACATCTAATATGATGGGTCACCATGTTGATGGGCCGTAGGCCAAAATTCCCCATGATTAGACAATTTCAACCATCCGATTGTGGTGATTTTTGCAGATTGAATTCGAGGCAATGCTCATTTCTAATtcaatcatctttttcttttttttttcccggcCATTGATGGATCAAATGTCCATATGGGATTGTTTTTTAGATGTGGTCCCTACATGCCAAATCAAAGATCCTGATCACTGGACATAGATAGAGATTATCAATATGGTTTCATGGAGTAATCCACATGACTTACAGTGAAGGTCTGTCCATTCCCAAGCACCACTTGGGACACAAACTTCCGGTCGATTGTGCTTGCAGCCACCGTCAAAGTCCAAGGTGCGTAGTTGGACACGGATACTGGGTATGGGCCAGAGTTTCCAGCTGAATTCGAGGTCAAGATCCCATACTTCATTGCATGGAATGATCCAATTGCAATGGGGTCATGGAAGTACGGTGATGGATAACCAGATCCAAGGGAAACCGATATGATGTCGACACCATCTGCTACTGCATCGTCAAAAGCAGCCAAGATATCAGCCAGGCCACATCCAGACGACCAGCATACTTTGTACACGGCAATTCTAGCTTGCGGGACTGCGCCTCTTGCAATGCCTTTGGCTAACCCATGGTAGCTTGCAGGTACAGCTCGGCCTGCTGCTGTGGAAGAAGTATGGGTCCCATGTCCTTCTGAGTCTCTCGGAGATTTGAAGTCTGTATCATCATAGTAGTTATCGCTGTTGTAGTATCGAGCTCCAATGAGCTTGCTGTAAATCCAAAAATTCCATTAAAAGATCTAAAAATTAACACGAAGAAACATCTACTTGAAGAGAATATAAATTCTATTAAACATTCACTTGGCCAATGAATTTtatttgtggggctcaccttagatGATCCAAAACACCACGGTGTCCCATGGTGAGTGGGAGCACTGTAAAATCTTCCCCATTGGTGGATCCTAACCATCCGGTATGACCCTCTTTAAATGCAGGTCATtgctttatttattcattttcatcatcttcattgaatggctaggatcatctaaaaGGGGAGATATTAAGGCATGCGATGCCGCTTACCTGCCTTCAGCAAATTTAGAATTAAAGGGGGGAGTAAAATTACTTGTTGCAGGTGAAGTTATCTACAGTCTGGCAAATCCCTTTCCATTTTGCCGGAGGAGCGCCGAACCCAACATCGCTGAAGCTCTCGGACTCAGGCCAGACACCTATGGACGCCAAAAACACAACTAAGATACTGGAATTTGTGCATTCTGATCATACTTATGCATGCAtctagttgcaccaaatatcaggaaatttcatggtattttatgattaatcaatctaattttggtGCAAATTTTCAAGATATATCGTGAAATTTGGTGCATAGTCttaaagggtgtgtttggttgcaccaaatttcatgatatatgcatccaaacgcacccacaAAAACTATGCTAATCTTGATTTTTAATCATAAGATTCAAATCAATTTCTTGAAGGATTAAGGTATACTACTTCAAGTAACGCATATACCTGTATCTAACACTCCCACAATAACATCTCCTTCATGAGGAAGGTTCAAATAATTCTGCGGCAAGCCCGTGAAATCCCATGATCTTGTAGTGTGGAGCTGCAGCTTGGTGTTAGGGAGTACCGAAACGACTCCTTCCATCTCTGTAATCACAATCTATAGTTAAAATTCCCATTCTTTCTCATTGCCTATTGCATCCTCTCCATTgatttcattcattgcattggtaCTTTCCAAAAGTATAGCGATCTTCTTACCTGAAAACATGGCTGCTTCTTCCTCTGATAATTTAGCGGCGAATCCATTGAAACTCTTCCCATAGCTATAGACTAATGACTCTTTGGCCTTGGAGCTACTGCATACATGCAATTTCAAAAGAGAACTCCCATTAATTTGGGTCTATGTTGAGAAACAAGACGGTTGTTGTTATCAGTTCTCTCCTAAACATATGCATTTGTTTACTAGGGCTCAATTTCAGTGCACGCATTATATACCACATATCTCACCATCCAATGATGGCAGGCAGGAATCCTGACATGCATTTCGAAACGGGGGTTTTTCAAAATGCATGTTGGTATAATCCCATTTCACAACTTGTTCTTGGATTCCTGCCAGCTGCTACTGGATGGTGGGAGGTACTCGGTTACAGTACAAGCGGTGATGATTAACACATTTTGTGTATACAATTTCCTTCTCATGTtatcatcatcgtcgtcatccAGTTATTGGCAGTGGTAATAGAAATGGTAGAGGCGTTCGTCGTATATGAGTAACCTTCCAAGAACATCTTCCAGCATGGTGTGGTGCGACGCCACAGACACTCCTTCCTTGGGAAGATTTCCCATGTATACAACATAAACCTATACAAAATACCC
Coding sequences:
- the LOC131249538 gene encoding cucumisin-like, with protein sequence MANFRSLFYPLLFAVIVLTCHCQERKVYVVYMGNLPKEGVSVASHHTMLEDVLGSSSKAKESLVYSYGKSFNGFAAKLSEEEAAMFSEMEGVVSVLPNTKLQLHTTRSWDFTGLPQNYLNLPHEGDVIVGVLDTGVWPESESFSDVGFGAPPAKWKGICQTVDNFTCNNKLIGARYYNSDNYYDDTDFKSPRDSEGHGTHTSSTAAGRAVPASYHGLAKGIARGAVPQARIAVYKVCWSSGCGLADILAAFDDAVADGVDIISVSLGSGYPSPYFHDPIAIGSFHAMKYGILTSNSAGNSGPYPVSVSNYAPWTLTVAASTIDRKFVSQVVLGNGQTFTGNAINPFELNGTSYPMIYGGSAPNASAGANADISRSCDSGSLNSYEVRGKVVLCDYIYDGSGVMEAGGLGNIMADSAYSDFAFSYPLPSTLLSVEDGEKVLDYIQSTDNPIGTILAGETWKDVSAPRVVSFSSRGPNPITPDILKPDLTAPGVDILAAWSPVAPPSIYYADTTSVKYNIISGTSMSCPHASGAAAFVKAAYPNWSPAAIKSALMTTAYVMDARKNEDAEFAYGSGHINPMAAINPGLVYNATEQDYVEFLCNSGYNTTTLRIVTGDSSTCSGNSTGNAWDLNYPSFALSIPDGQSIRGTFHRTVTNVGSPNSTYYATVYAPSFQVSVEPSILSFTSVGDTKSFSVKVSGGVIAQQPIISGYIAWKDGVHVVRSPLVVYTVLPDGPVSINNAHEGPSMRHRNGIFGRI
- the LOC131249537 gene encoding glycine-rich RNA-binding protein GRP1A-like, with translation MAAPSLERGSAAKVPRSLKRAFSSFGEVIESKIISDHEMGRSRGFGFVTFINEQPMRDAIEGMNGQNLDGRSITVNEAQSRGSGGGGGGGGGGGFRSSGRRNSDGYGGGGGGGGG